A part of Bdellovibrionales bacterium genomic DNA contains:
- a CDS encoding c-type cytochrome — translation MGSFIRSKYTWIFSLTLIILSFQNCMSKHDSELISVDENSLSNERITTGALSVLQNRCSSCHNPTSTETTPIPDILNIEDMTTNGWILPGAPQNSPIFTSIIDGSMPKGQEPLSSSETSLVRDWIIVLGGGNPLATPDNPNTPGGTPPPPPVAPSGTVLYNTYCSSCHGVGAASTKKGRTAAQITNAIGSVPTMMGLGGQLNATQIQAIATYLGSI, via the coding sequence ATGGGTTCATTTATTAGATCAAAATACACCTGGATTTTTTCTTTGACGTTGATTATTTTGTCATTCCAAAATTGCATGTCCAAACATGATTCCGAGCTAATAAGCGTCGATGAAAACTCGCTGAGCAATGAACGCATTACGACCGGAGCCTTAAGCGTGCTTCAAAATAGATGCTCGAGTTGCCACAATCCTACTTCGACTGAGACAACGCCTATTCCAGATATATTGAATATTGAAGACATGACCACAAATGGCTGGATCCTGCCTGGTGCCCCCCAAAACTCCCCAATTTTCACCAGCATCATTGATGGATCTATGCCAAAAGGACAGGAACCACTCTCCTCGTCAGAGACCAGCCTCGTCCGAGACTGGATTATTGTTCTTGGGGGCGGAAACCCCCTCGCGACGCCTGACAATCCGAACACCCCGGGGGGAACTCCACCTCCGCCGCCTGTAGCCCCCTCGGGCACAGTCCTCTATAACACCTATTGCTCCTCTTGCCATGGCGTTGGCGCAGCTAGCACAAAAAAAGGCCGCACGGCCGCTCAAATAACCAATGCAATAGGCTCTGTTCCAACGATGATGGGCCTTGGCGGCCAGCTCAATGCCACTCAAATTCAAGCCATCGCAACCTATCTTGGAAGCATCTAG
- a CDS encoding transposase, which yields MSSKRRAFSQEYKAEAVDLAEKIGTTKASEDLGINPANIRRWKMETQSGRTARSGAKTYEELEFEVRELRKENEYLNKVSDVLKKA from the coding sequence ATGAGTTCAAAGAGAAGGGCTTTTTCACAAGAGTATAAGGCCGAAGCCGTTGATTTGGCTGAGAAAATTGGCACAACAAAGGCCTCGGAAGATCTAGGTATAAATCCGGCAAATATTCGTCGATGGAAAATGGAGACTCAATCAGGTCGCACCGCTCGCAGCGGTGCGAAAACCTATGAAGAACTGGAGTTTGAGGTTCGAGAACTCAGAAAGGAAAATGAGTACCTGAACAAAGTCAGCGATGTTCTAAAAAAAGCCTAG
- a CDS encoding IS3 family transposase, which translates to MIFDLSNEVPIIRLCRHFGVSTSGYYQWKKNGQLKSMARKMEICKKIEEIFNVSKSTYGSPRIFHELRSEGFSVSENTVAKYMREMGLDARLKKKYRVRTTNSNHEGPIAPRVFRIEDDLPKESNQVLAGDITYLRFGSRFFYLAIVLDVCTRKLWVGRSLTVWKPPES; encoded by the coding sequence ATGATTTTCGATCTTTCAAATGAAGTTCCTATCATCCGGCTATGCAGACACTTTGGAGTGAGTACCAGCGGGTATTACCAGTGGAAAAAGAATGGCCAGTTGAAATCCATGGCGAGAAAAATGGAAATCTGCAAGAAAATTGAGGAGATTTTCAACGTGAGTAAAAGTACTTATGGGTCACCTAGGATCTTTCATGAGCTGAGAAGCGAGGGGTTCTCTGTAAGTGAAAATACTGTCGCGAAGTATATGAGGGAGATGGGATTGGATGCCAGGTTAAAGAAGAAATATCGAGTGAGAACGACTAATTCGAACCACGAGGGTCCAATTGCTCCACGAGTTTTCAGGATCGAGGATGATCTGCCTAAAGAGTCTAATCAGGTTTTGGCCGGAGATATAACCTATCTAAGATTTGGATCTCGCTTTTTCTATCTGGCCATAGTTCTCGATGTTTGTACCCGAAAGTTGTGGGTTGGTCGGTCACTGACAGTTTGGAAACCACCGGAGTCTTAA
- a CDS encoding IS3 family transposase, which translates to MVESWFKSFKSEWLYRHDYKTEAELRTLVFEYIEIWYNKKRLHSSLGYQSPLEYESTLNVNAA; encoded by the coding sequence ATTGTTGAGAGTTGGTTCAAGTCATTCAAGTCTGAGTGGCTTTACCGTCATGACTACAAAACAGAAGCGGAGCTGAGAACCTTGGTTTTTGAGTATATTGAAATCTGGTACAACAAAAAGAGATTGCATTCATCACTTGGCTATCAGAGTCCTTTAGAGTATGAGTCAACACTAAATGTAAATGCCGCCTGA
- a CDS encoding DUF3015 family protein has product MRSIIIGAIMLAFPLVSQAKDTMDGCGLGWEVTDSETMIGTTTRGTTNMFVPPAFGMTTGTIGCGIPQKKWIVSQAAFTFSVDSYSKGL; this is encoded by the coding sequence ATGCGCAGTATTATTATCGGGGCAATCATGTTGGCCTTCCCTTTGGTGAGCCAGGCGAAAGATACCATGGACGGATGTGGACTTGGCTGGGAAGTAACTGATTCAGAAACCATGATTGGTACCACAACTCGTGGAACGACAAATATGTTTGTTCCTCCAGCGTTCGGCATGACGACCGGAACCATTGGATGTGGAATTCCCCAGAAAAAGTGGATAGTTTCTCAGGCGGCATTTACATTTAGTGTTGACTCATACTCTAAAGGACTCTGA
- a CDS encoding DUF4105 domain-containing protein: protein MLLSATPQTRNEFKKPGETEFALSSPAASALLDQFAQSAPWLRAVHYLPYRGGYRSELDGSGFFFAQDGKVNPLAELIASIKAFDQDLKLTDLKLHPQCAFPERFRLLRDTFQLKIQEVECPLFKNFLNRFQDPTGVSLVFSSAYPNNPASMFGHTFLKIRSKRTNALLDTGVNFAAWTPPDSNLLAFMYMGVFGGYRGIWSTEPYYKKVNEYINSESRDLWEYDLNLTAIETNRLIGHLWELEINSHFKYYFFDKNCSYQILRAIEAVRTDWEITQHRIYVIPGETIKQIKAVPGVVREVHFRPSLFHQLELRYDLLSESEQMDYQELVTPQIEHDFERQFSSEVLDTGLLSMLYLKAKKKKKWSEEDQKLENKLLLLRSRDPQKTPEAQIPSRYLQSQTDLGHDSYSVHTSAGNLNSLSGTMAEPRSFGRIKIRSAYHDLMGSDLGFSPFSEIEFPWIELQLDQKTIKIQELGLISSTSLFPLNQFNLSPSWRLRWAFETEKGIECQDCLVGSFEGGYGLSLGGVTHRLYSLGLARMEAHSRLPRGFRLRPGIESGWLWNPSAPYKIRLLGRILWNSKNWNLNARDYEFRVEHSLAVARNQELRQATILNYDHSLNRRAWFEIRVEWISYFR, encoded by the coding sequence GTGTTATTATCCGCAACTCCACAGACCAGGAACGAATTTAAGAAGCCGGGTGAAACTGAATTTGCCCTGTCGTCTCCCGCTGCGTCGGCGCTACTCGACCAGTTCGCTCAATCAGCCCCATGGTTGCGCGCCGTACACTATCTCCCTTATCGGGGCGGGTATCGTAGCGAACTGGATGGATCTGGTTTTTTTTTCGCACAAGATGGCAAGGTCAACCCTTTGGCGGAGCTCATTGCCTCAATCAAGGCCTTTGATCAAGATCTGAAATTGACGGATCTCAAGCTCCACCCTCAGTGCGCTTTTCCGGAGAGGTTTCGTTTACTTCGAGACACCTTTCAACTTAAAATTCAAGAGGTTGAATGCCCTCTTTTTAAGAATTTTCTTAATCGATTCCAAGATCCGACCGGAGTGAGCCTTGTTTTTTCTAGCGCTTATCCAAACAATCCAGCCAGCATGTTTGGACATACCTTTTTAAAAATTCGATCAAAGCGAACAAATGCGCTTCTTGATACTGGAGTGAATTTTGCTGCATGGACTCCTCCAGATTCAAATCTCCTTGCTTTTATGTACATGGGAGTATTTGGAGGCTATCGCGGAATTTGGTCAACCGAACCCTACTACAAAAAAGTTAATGAATACATCAATTCAGAAAGCCGTGACCTATGGGAATATGACCTAAATCTGACCGCAATCGAAACCAATCGCCTGATTGGACACCTTTGGGAGCTTGAAATTAACTCCCACTTTAAATACTATTTTTTTGACAAAAATTGCTCCTACCAAATTCTTCGAGCGATTGAGGCTGTTCGAACCGATTGGGAGATCACTCAACATCGGATTTATGTCATACCAGGCGAGACGATCAAACAGATAAAGGCCGTCCCCGGAGTTGTGCGCGAGGTTCACTTTCGCCCCTCCCTTTTTCATCAGTTGGAACTCCGATATGATCTTCTGTCCGAAAGCGAACAGATGGATTATCAAGAGCTTGTAACACCTCAGATTGAACACGATTTTGAAAGGCAATTCTCTTCTGAGGTTCTCGATACTGGCCTATTGTCTATGCTGTACCTAAAGGCCAAAAAGAAAAAAAAATGGTCCGAAGAAGATCAGAAACTCGAAAACAAACTTCTATTGCTGCGCTCTCGCGATCCTCAAAAAACTCCTGAAGCCCAAATACCAAGCAGATATTTACAGTCACAAACTGACCTCGGCCATGATTCCTATTCCGTACATACCAGTGCGGGAAACCTCAATTCTCTGTCTGGAACTATGGCTGAGCCTCGCAGCTTTGGGAGAATTAAAATTCGATCTGCTTACCATGATCTCATGGGAAGTGATTTAGGCTTCTCTCCTTTTTCAGAGATTGAGTTTCCCTGGATAGAGCTCCAATTAGATCAAAAAACGATTAAAATTCAAGAGCTTGGATTGATTTCTTCCACCTCTCTCTTCCCTCTCAATCAATTTAATCTCAGCCCCTCTTGGCGCCTCCGCTGGGCTTTCGAAACAGAAAAGGGAATAGAATGTCAGGATTGCCTTGTTGGAAGTTTCGAAGGCGGCTATGGACTCTCCCTTGGGGGTGTGACCCATCGACTGTACTCGCTCGGTCTAGCCCGTATGGAAGCACATTCGAGATTGCCGCGTGGATTTCGCCTGCGTCCCGGCATAGAAAGCGGATGGCTCTGGAACCCCTCTGCCCCCTATAAGATTCGACTTCTGGGGAGGATCCTCTGGAATTCAAAAAATTGGAACCTGAACGCTCGCGATTATGAATTTCGAGTCGAGCACTCCCTTGCGGTAGCCCGAAATCAAGAGCTCCGCCAAGCTACAATTTTGAACTACGATCATTCTCTCAATCGGCGCGCTTGGTTTGAAATTCGAGTTGAATGGATCTCTTATTTCCGTTGA
- a CDS encoding alpha/beta hydrolase, translating into MKDKKTFFLILRFGMLIFLTNLGCSNLLYYPTRSLYVDMNKLNPLPKDVSFEIEKGQSIRGWYFQSKSIRPRSVVVFFHGNGQNRSSHFYSLYWLLKEGHDLAIFDYPGYGQTEGQPSPQNTVKTAMGAINYVRRLKPELPMIVYGHSLGGAIAMRAIWELRSEFLPKILMVDSSFVSYQKTARAIMAKSPWTWAFQPFSTFLFSDEWAPSHRVSDLAGTKIIVIHSKKDEIIPFSMGKEVFEAASFPKEFWQKEAGGHNETFSDPEGAMLKGRLLNLLSESIKKWTSSLPE; encoded by the coding sequence ATGAAAGATAAAAAAACATTTTTTTTAATTCTGCGCTTTGGCATGCTCATTTTTTTGACAAACCTTGGTTGTTCGAACCTTTTGTACTATCCGACGCGATCGCTTTATGTGGACATGAACAAGTTGAACCCCTTGCCTAAAGATGTGTCCTTTGAAATTGAAAAAGGACAGAGCATTCGCGGTTGGTATTTTCAATCTAAAAGCATTCGTCCTCGATCAGTCGTAGTATTTTTTCATGGCAATGGACAGAATCGTTCTTCCCACTTTTATTCACTCTATTGGTTGCTCAAAGAGGGTCATGATTTGGCTATTTTCGATTATCCTGGATATGGACAGACAGAGGGTCAGCCATCTCCTCAGAATACCGTAAAAACAGCCATGGGTGCCATAAACTATGTGCGCAGATTAAAGCCAGAACTTCCCATGATTGTTTACGGCCATAGCCTCGGCGGGGCGATCGCCATGCGGGCGATTTGGGAGTTGCGATCGGAATTTCTGCCAAAAATTCTCATGGTAGATAGTTCCTTTGTGTCCTATCAAAAGACGGCACGGGCGATCATGGCCAAATCTCCATGGACATGGGCGTTCCAGCCCTTTTCGACTTTCTTGTTTAGCGATGAGTGGGCTCCAAGTCATCGAGTTTCTGATCTGGCCGGAACCAAAATCATTGTCATTCACTCGAAGAAAGATGAGATCATTCCGTTCTCAATGGGCAAAGAAGTTTTTGAGGCAGCCTCCTTTCCAAAAGAATTCTGGCAAAAGGAAGCTGGCGGTCACAACGAGACCTTTTCTGATCCAGAAGGTGCAATGCTCAAGGGGAGGCTGCTCAATTTACTTTCTGAGTCCATAAAAAAATGGACTTCCAGTTTGCCTGAATGA